Proteins from one Acropora muricata isolate sample 2 chromosome 9, ASM3666990v1, whole genome shotgun sequence genomic window:
- the LOC136929807 gene encoding heterogeneous nuclear ribonucleoprotein H2-like isoform X2, translating into MQGIGISSWCRISFSKVITAKVITLSKSNFDDPRERFVVRACKLPWSATAESVAKIFSDCNIRGGAKNGIHFTYSSEGHPSGECFVELVSREDMEKALAKSKSKRFVQVLKSTAGEMEQTCKRMGQPQDRGNEAVVRLRGLPFQVSKEEIAQFFTGLEIVPNGITITLDEDGRTTGDAFVEFASPELASQAMKKNEEFIRRRKIKIFKSAKADIKYVSKPKLKPLMSTRPGPYDRSPGGFGGGRGRFGGVVAGDGRRFRGQGGPVFGRGYGGDCNGYGGGRGSSRDGRGGRGMSGRGGFRNQGRSGGGGNFGSMSSTGHTIHMRGLPFAAKESDVKQFFMPLNPVKIWKEYSGGSFSGQVDVDFASHEDAQAAMLKNKQSMGHSYIELFLCSEPGIEDVSGRGWAGPESGGENFGSENSGGDNFSENFEGNFNVEDNSNFGCAGSSFGGNQTNIGGFGGQVNQSSGFSSPQPQQQQQQSNFSNQMGVGGGGGSFGNQSNSVMQEHSIPAHRRWWEFWKSRQCSNAGAFNTGPSPGGGNYSAQSSSGQTNGLSGFGGQMPSCLSNGMTTGNYKDAITVSTPVQPVVNVLCTIM; encoded by the exons ATGCAAGGCATTGGCATCAGTTCATGGTGTAGGATATCTTTCTCAAAGGTTATTACCGCAAAGGTTATTACACTTTCAAAG AGTAACTTTGATGATCCCAGAGAGAGATTTGTTGTCCGTGCATGCAAATTGCCTTGGTCTGCAACAGCAGAAAGTGTAGCAAAGATTTTCTCAG atTGTAATATCCGTGGTGGTGCCAAAAATGGGATTCATTTCACATACAGCAGTGAAGGACACCCCAGTGGGGAATGTTTTGTGGAACTTGTTTCCCGAGAAGACATGGAAAA aGCTCTGGCCAAAAGCAAAAGTAAGAGGTTTGTACAGGTGTTAAAATCTACAGCTGGAGAGATGGAACAAACTTGTAAAAGAATGGGCCAGCCCCAAGACAGAGGCAACGAGGCAGTGGTTCGACTCAGGGGCCTACCATTTCAAGTGTCTAAAGAAGAAATTGCACAGTTTTTTACTG GGCTGGAGATAGTTCCTAATGGGATAACAATCACTCTGGATGAGGACGGGCGGACTACAGGGGATGCTTTTGTGGAATTTGCTTCTCCTGAATTAGCTTCGCAAgctatgaaaaaaaatgaagaattcATACGGCGCAG GAAGATCAAGATCTTCAAAAGTGCAAAAGCAGACATTAAGTATGTGTCAAAGCCAAAACTCAAGCCTTTAATGTCCACTCGACCTGGTCCTTATGATAGATCACCTGGTGGTTTTGGAGGTGGGCGGGGACGATTTGGTGGTGTTGTGGCAGGAGATGGCAGAAG ATTCAGAGGACAAGGAGGTCCTGTTTTTGGAAGGGGTTATGGAGGGGACTGCAATGGCTATGGAGGGGGACGAGGGTCAAGCCGTGATGGCCGTGGTGGAAGAGGTATGAGCGGCAGAGGAGGATTTCGTAATCAGGGACGAAGTGGCGGGGGTGGTAATTTTGGGTCAATGTCCTCCACTGGTCACACTATTCACATGCGAGGACTGCCTTTCGCAGCAAAAGAAAGTGATGTGAAACAGTTCTTTATGCCTCTTAATCCTGTCAAAATTTGGAAGGAATATTCCGGGGGCTCGTTCAGTGGTCAAGTTGATGTTGACTTTGCAAGCCATGAAGATGCCCAAGCTGCCATGTTGAAGAACAAACAGTCAATGG GTCATAGTTACATTGAGTTGTTTTTATGCTCCGAGCCTGGTATTGAAGATGTCTCTGGAAGAGGTTGGGCCGGCCCAGAAAGTGGAGGAGAGAATTTTGGCAGTGAAAATAGTGGTG GTGATAACTTCAGCGAAAACTTTGAAGGAAACTTCAATGTAGAAGATAACTCTAACTTTGGATGTGCAGGTAGCAGCTTTGGAGGCAATCAAACCAACATTGGTGGGTTTGGAGGCCAAGTAAACCAGAGCAGTGGCTTCAGCAGCCCACAGCCacaacagcagcaacagcagAGTAACTTCAGCAACCAGATGGGAGTAGGAGGTGGTGGTGGGAGTTTTGGAAATCAAAGCAATTCAGTAATGCAGGAGCATTCAATACCGGCCCACAGGCGGTGGTGGGAGTTTTGGAAATCAAGGCAATGCAGTAATGCAGGAGCATTCAATACCGGCCCAAGTCCAGGCGGAGGAAACTACAGTGCACAGAGTTCATCTGGGCAAACCAATGGCTTAAGTGGGTTTGGAGGTCAGATGCCTTCGTGCCTGAGCAATGGAATGACGACTGGCAATTACAAGGATGCAATTACAGTCTCTACACCGGTCCAGCCGGTCGTTAATGTTTTGTGCACAATCATGTGA
- the LOC136929807 gene encoding heterogeneous nuclear ribonucleoprotein H2-like isoform X4 produces the protein MQGIGISSWCRISFSKSNFDDPRERFVVRACKLPWSATAESVAKIFSDCNIRGGAKNGIHFTYSSEGHPSGECFVELVSREDMEKALAKSKSKRFVQVLKSTAGEMEQTCKRMGQPQDRGNEAVVRLRGLPFQVSKEEIAQFFTEFKGLEIVPNGITITLDEDGRTTGDAFVEFASPELASQAMKKNEEFIRRRKIKIFKSAKADIKYVSKPKLKPLMSTRPGPYDRSPGGFGGGRGRFGGVVAGDGRRFRGQGGPVFGRGYGGDCNGYGGGRGSSRDGRGGRGMSGRGGFRNQGRSGGGGNFGSMSSTGHTIHMRGLPFAAKESDVKQFFMPLNPVKIWKEYSGGSFSGQVDVDFASHEDAQAAMLKNKQSMGHSYIELFLCSEPGIEDVSGRGWAGPESGGENFGSENSGGDNFSENFEGNFNVEDNSNFGCAGSSFGGNQTNIGGFGGQVNQSSGFSSPQPQQQQQQSNFSNQMGVGGGGGSFGNQSNSVMQEHSIPAHRRWWEFWKSRQCSNAGAFNTGPSPGGGNYSAQSSSGQTNGLSGFGGQMPSCLSNGMTTGNYKDAITVSTPVQPVVNVLCTIM, from the exons ATGCAAGGCATTGGCATCAGTTCATGGTGTAGGATATCTTTCTCAAAG AGTAACTTTGATGATCCCAGAGAGAGATTTGTTGTCCGTGCATGCAAATTGCCTTGGTCTGCAACAGCAGAAAGTGTAGCAAAGATTTTCTCAG atTGTAATATCCGTGGTGGTGCCAAAAATGGGATTCATTTCACATACAGCAGTGAAGGACACCCCAGTGGGGAATGTTTTGTGGAACTTGTTTCCCGAGAAGACATGGAAAA aGCTCTGGCCAAAAGCAAAAGTAAGAGGTTTGTACAGGTGTTAAAATCTACAGCTGGAGAGATGGAACAAACTTGTAAAAGAATGGGCCAGCCCCAAGACAGAGGCAACGAGGCAGTGGTTCGACTCAGGGGCCTACCATTTCAAGTGTCTAAAGAAGAAATTGCACAGTTTTTTACTG AATTCAAAGGGCTGGAGATAGTTCCTAATGGGATAACAATCACTCTGGATGAGGACGGGCGGACTACAGGGGATGCTTTTGTGGAATTTGCTTCTCCTGAATTAGCTTCGCAAgctatgaaaaaaaatgaagaattcATACGGCGCAG GAAGATCAAGATCTTCAAAAGTGCAAAAGCAGACATTAAGTATGTGTCAAAGCCAAAACTCAAGCCTTTAATGTCCACTCGACCTGGTCCTTATGATAGATCACCTGGTGGTTTTGGAGGTGGGCGGGGACGATTTGGTGGTGTTGTGGCAGGAGATGGCAGAAG ATTCAGAGGACAAGGAGGTCCTGTTTTTGGAAGGGGTTATGGAGGGGACTGCAATGGCTATGGAGGGGGACGAGGGTCAAGCCGTGATGGCCGTGGTGGAAGAGGTATGAGCGGCAGAGGAGGATTTCGTAATCAGGGACGAAGTGGCGGGGGTGGTAATTTTGGGTCAATGTCCTCCACTGGTCACACTATTCACATGCGAGGACTGCCTTTCGCAGCAAAAGAAAGTGATGTGAAACAGTTCTTTATGCCTCTTAATCCTGTCAAAATTTGGAAGGAATATTCCGGGGGCTCGTTCAGTGGTCAAGTTGATGTTGACTTTGCAAGCCATGAAGATGCCCAAGCTGCCATGTTGAAGAACAAACAGTCAATGG GTCATAGTTACATTGAGTTGTTTTTATGCTCCGAGCCTGGTATTGAAGATGTCTCTGGAAGAGGTTGGGCCGGCCCAGAAAGTGGAGGAGAGAATTTTGGCAGTGAAAATAGTGGTG GTGATAACTTCAGCGAAAACTTTGAAGGAAACTTCAATGTAGAAGATAACTCTAACTTTGGATGTGCAGGTAGCAGCTTTGGAGGCAATCAAACCAACATTGGTGGGTTTGGAGGCCAAGTAAACCAGAGCAGTGGCTTCAGCAGCCCACAGCCacaacagcagcaacagcagAGTAACTTCAGCAACCAGATGGGAGTAGGAGGTGGTGGTGGGAGTTTTGGAAATCAAAGCAATTCAGTAATGCAGGAGCATTCAATACCGGCCCACAGGCGGTGGTGGGAGTTTTGGAAATCAAGGCAATGCAGTAATGCAGGAGCATTCAATACCGGCCCAAGTCCAGGCGGAGGAAACTACAGTGCACAGAGTTCATCTGGGCAAACCAATGGCTTAAGTGGGTTTGGAGGTCAGATGCCTTCGTGCCTGAGCAATGGAATGACGACTGGCAATTACAAGGATGCAATTACAGTCTCTACACCGGTCCAGCCGGTCGTTAATGTTTTGTGCACAATCATGTGA
- the LOC136929807 gene encoding heterogeneous nuclear ribonucleoprotein H2-like isoform X5, whose amino-acid sequence MQGIGISSWCRISFSKVITAKVITLSKSNFDDPRERFVVRACKLPWSATAESVAKIFSDCNIRGGAKNGIHFTYSSEGHPSGECFVELVSREDMEKALAKSKSKRFVQVLKSTAGEMEQTCKRMGQPQDRGNEAVVRLRGLPFQVSKEEIAQFFTEFKGLEIVPNGITITLDEDGRTTGDAFVEFASPELASQAMKKNEEFIRRRKIKIFKSAKADIKYVSKPKLKPLMSTRPGPYDRSPGGFGGGRGRFGGVVAGDGRRFRGQGGPVFGRGYGGDCNGYGGGRGSSRDGRGGRGHSYIELFLCSEPGIEDVSGRGWAGPESGGENFGSENSGGDNFSENFEGNFNVEDNSNFGCAGSSFGGNQTNIGGFGGQVNQSSGFSSPQPQQQQQQSNFSNQMGVGGGGGSFGNQSNSVMQEHSIPAHRRWWEFWKSRQCSNAGAFNTGPSPGGGNYSAQSSSGQTNGLSGFGGQMPSCLSNGMTTGNYKDAITVSTPVQPVVNVLCTIM is encoded by the exons ATGCAAGGCATTGGCATCAGTTCATGGTGTAGGATATCTTTCTCAAAGGTTATTACCGCAAAGGTTATTACACTTTCAAAG AGTAACTTTGATGATCCCAGAGAGAGATTTGTTGTCCGTGCATGCAAATTGCCTTGGTCTGCAACAGCAGAAAGTGTAGCAAAGATTTTCTCAG atTGTAATATCCGTGGTGGTGCCAAAAATGGGATTCATTTCACATACAGCAGTGAAGGACACCCCAGTGGGGAATGTTTTGTGGAACTTGTTTCCCGAGAAGACATGGAAAA aGCTCTGGCCAAAAGCAAAAGTAAGAGGTTTGTACAGGTGTTAAAATCTACAGCTGGAGAGATGGAACAAACTTGTAAAAGAATGGGCCAGCCCCAAGACAGAGGCAACGAGGCAGTGGTTCGACTCAGGGGCCTACCATTTCAAGTGTCTAAAGAAGAAATTGCACAGTTTTTTACTG AATTCAAAGGGCTGGAGATAGTTCCTAATGGGATAACAATCACTCTGGATGAGGACGGGCGGACTACAGGGGATGCTTTTGTGGAATTTGCTTCTCCTGAATTAGCTTCGCAAgctatgaaaaaaaatgaagaattcATACGGCGCAG GAAGATCAAGATCTTCAAAAGTGCAAAAGCAGACATTAAGTATGTGTCAAAGCCAAAACTCAAGCCTTTAATGTCCACTCGACCTGGTCCTTATGATAGATCACCTGGTGGTTTTGGAGGTGGGCGGGGACGATTTGGTGGTGTTGTGGCAGGAGATGGCAGAAG ATTCAGAGGACAAGGAGGTCCTGTTTTTGGAAGGGGTTATGGAGGGGACTGCAATGGCTATGGAGGGGGACGAGGGTCAAGCCGTGATGGCCGTGGTGGAAGAG GTCATAGTTACATTGAGTTGTTTTTATGCTCCGAGCCTGGTATTGAAGATGTCTCTGGAAGAGGTTGGGCCGGCCCAGAAAGTGGAGGAGAGAATTTTGGCAGTGAAAATAGTGGTG GTGATAACTTCAGCGAAAACTTTGAAGGAAACTTCAATGTAGAAGATAACTCTAACTTTGGATGTGCAGGTAGCAGCTTTGGAGGCAATCAAACCAACATTGGTGGGTTTGGAGGCCAAGTAAACCAGAGCAGTGGCTTCAGCAGCCCACAGCCacaacagcagcaacagcagAGTAACTTCAGCAACCAGATGGGAGTAGGAGGTGGTGGTGGGAGTTTTGGAAATCAAAGCAATTCAGTAATGCAGGAGCATTCAATACCGGCCCACAGGCGGTGGTGGGAGTTTTGGAAATCAAGGCAATGCAGTAATGCAGGAGCATTCAATACCGGCCCAAGTCCAGGCGGAGGAAACTACAGTGCACAGAGTTCATCTGGGCAAACCAATGGCTTAAGTGGGTTTGGAGGTCAGATGCCTTCGTGCCTGAGCAATGGAATGACGACTGGCAATTACAAGGATGCAATTACAGTCTCTACACCGGTCCAGCCGGTCGTTAATGTTTTGTGCACAATCATGTGA
- the LOC136929807 gene encoding heterogeneous nuclear ribonucleoprotein H-like isoform X6 — protein sequence MQGIGISSWCRISFSKVITAKSNFDDPRERFVVRACKLPWSATAESVAKIFSDCNIRGGAKNGIHFTYSSEGHPSGECFVELVSREDMEKALAKSKSKRFVQVLKSTAGEMEQTCKRMGQPQDRGNEAVVRLRGLPFQVSKEEIAQFFTEFKGLEIVPNGITITLDEDGRTTGDAFVEFASPELASQAMKKNEEFIRRRKIKIFKSAKADIKYVSKPKLKPLMSTRPGPYDRSPGGFGGGRGRFGGVVAGDGRRFRGQGGPVFGRGYGGDCNGYGGGRGSSRDGRGGRGHSYIELFLCSEPGIEDVSGRGWAGPESGGENFGSENSGGDNFSENFEGNFNVEDNSNFGCAGSSFGGNQTNIGGFGGQVNQSSGFSSPQPQQQQQQSNFSNQMGVGGGGGSFGNQSNSVMQEHSIPAHRRWWEFWKSRQCSNAGAFNTGPSPGGGNYSAQSSSGQTNGLSGFGGQMPSCLSNGMTTGNYKDAITVSTPVQPVVNVLCTIM from the exons ATGCAAGGCATTGGCATCAGTTCATGGTGTAGGATATCTTTCTCAAAGGTTATTACCGCAAAG AGTAACTTTGATGATCCCAGAGAGAGATTTGTTGTCCGTGCATGCAAATTGCCTTGGTCTGCAACAGCAGAAAGTGTAGCAAAGATTTTCTCAG atTGTAATATCCGTGGTGGTGCCAAAAATGGGATTCATTTCACATACAGCAGTGAAGGACACCCCAGTGGGGAATGTTTTGTGGAACTTGTTTCCCGAGAAGACATGGAAAA aGCTCTGGCCAAAAGCAAAAGTAAGAGGTTTGTACAGGTGTTAAAATCTACAGCTGGAGAGATGGAACAAACTTGTAAAAGAATGGGCCAGCCCCAAGACAGAGGCAACGAGGCAGTGGTTCGACTCAGGGGCCTACCATTTCAAGTGTCTAAAGAAGAAATTGCACAGTTTTTTACTG AATTCAAAGGGCTGGAGATAGTTCCTAATGGGATAACAATCACTCTGGATGAGGACGGGCGGACTACAGGGGATGCTTTTGTGGAATTTGCTTCTCCTGAATTAGCTTCGCAAgctatgaaaaaaaatgaagaattcATACGGCGCAG GAAGATCAAGATCTTCAAAAGTGCAAAAGCAGACATTAAGTATGTGTCAAAGCCAAAACTCAAGCCTTTAATGTCCACTCGACCTGGTCCTTATGATAGATCACCTGGTGGTTTTGGAGGTGGGCGGGGACGATTTGGTGGTGTTGTGGCAGGAGATGGCAGAAG ATTCAGAGGACAAGGAGGTCCTGTTTTTGGAAGGGGTTATGGAGGGGACTGCAATGGCTATGGAGGGGGACGAGGGTCAAGCCGTGATGGCCGTGGTGGAAGAG GTCATAGTTACATTGAGTTGTTTTTATGCTCCGAGCCTGGTATTGAAGATGTCTCTGGAAGAGGTTGGGCCGGCCCAGAAAGTGGAGGAGAGAATTTTGGCAGTGAAAATAGTGGTG GTGATAACTTCAGCGAAAACTTTGAAGGAAACTTCAATGTAGAAGATAACTCTAACTTTGGATGTGCAGGTAGCAGCTTTGGAGGCAATCAAACCAACATTGGTGGGTTTGGAGGCCAAGTAAACCAGAGCAGTGGCTTCAGCAGCCCACAGCCacaacagcagcaacagcagAGTAACTTCAGCAACCAGATGGGAGTAGGAGGTGGTGGTGGGAGTTTTGGAAATCAAAGCAATTCAGTAATGCAGGAGCATTCAATACCGGCCCACAGGCGGTGGTGGGAGTTTTGGAAATCAAGGCAATGCAGTAATGCAGGAGCATTCAATACCGGCCCAAGTCCAGGCGGAGGAAACTACAGTGCACAGAGTTCATCTGGGCAAACCAATGGCTTAAGTGGGTTTGGAGGTCAGATGCCTTCGTGCCTGAGCAATGGAATGACGACTGGCAATTACAAGGATGCAATTACAGTCTCTACACCGGTCCAGCCGGTCGTTAATGTTTTGTGCACAATCATGTGA
- the LOC136929807 gene encoding heterogeneous nuclear ribonucleoprotein H2-like isoform X1: MQGIGISSWCRISFSKVITAKVITLSKSNFDDPRERFVVRACKLPWSATAESVAKIFSDCNIRGGAKNGIHFTYSSEGHPSGECFVELVSREDMEKALAKSKSKRFVQVLKSTAGEMEQTCKRMGQPQDRGNEAVVRLRGLPFQVSKEEIAQFFTEFKGLEIVPNGITITLDEDGRTTGDAFVEFASPELASQAMKKNEEFIRRRKIKIFKSAKADIKYVSKPKLKPLMSTRPGPYDRSPGGFGGGRGRFGGVVAGDGRRFRGQGGPVFGRGYGGDCNGYGGGRGSSRDGRGGRGMSGRGGFRNQGRSGGGGNFGSMSSTGHTIHMRGLPFAAKESDVKQFFMPLNPVKIWKEYSGGSFSGQVDVDFASHEDAQAAMLKNKQSMGHSYIELFLCSEPGIEDVSGRGWAGPESGGENFGSENSGGDNFSENFEGNFNVEDNSNFGCAGSSFGGNQTNIGGFGGQVNQSSGFSSPQPQQQQQQSNFSNQMGVGGGGGSFGNQSNSVMQEHSIPAHRRWWEFWKSRQCSNAGAFNTGPSPGGGNYSAQSSSGQTNGLSGFGGQMPSCLSNGMTTGNYKDAITVSTPVQPVVNVLCTIM, encoded by the exons ATGCAAGGCATTGGCATCAGTTCATGGTGTAGGATATCTTTCTCAAAGGTTATTACCGCAAAGGTTATTACACTTTCAAAG AGTAACTTTGATGATCCCAGAGAGAGATTTGTTGTCCGTGCATGCAAATTGCCTTGGTCTGCAACAGCAGAAAGTGTAGCAAAGATTTTCTCAG atTGTAATATCCGTGGTGGTGCCAAAAATGGGATTCATTTCACATACAGCAGTGAAGGACACCCCAGTGGGGAATGTTTTGTGGAACTTGTTTCCCGAGAAGACATGGAAAA aGCTCTGGCCAAAAGCAAAAGTAAGAGGTTTGTACAGGTGTTAAAATCTACAGCTGGAGAGATGGAACAAACTTGTAAAAGAATGGGCCAGCCCCAAGACAGAGGCAACGAGGCAGTGGTTCGACTCAGGGGCCTACCATTTCAAGTGTCTAAAGAAGAAATTGCACAGTTTTTTACTG AATTCAAAGGGCTGGAGATAGTTCCTAATGGGATAACAATCACTCTGGATGAGGACGGGCGGACTACAGGGGATGCTTTTGTGGAATTTGCTTCTCCTGAATTAGCTTCGCAAgctatgaaaaaaaatgaagaattcATACGGCGCAG GAAGATCAAGATCTTCAAAAGTGCAAAAGCAGACATTAAGTATGTGTCAAAGCCAAAACTCAAGCCTTTAATGTCCACTCGACCTGGTCCTTATGATAGATCACCTGGTGGTTTTGGAGGTGGGCGGGGACGATTTGGTGGTGTTGTGGCAGGAGATGGCAGAAG ATTCAGAGGACAAGGAGGTCCTGTTTTTGGAAGGGGTTATGGAGGGGACTGCAATGGCTATGGAGGGGGACGAGGGTCAAGCCGTGATGGCCGTGGTGGAAGAGGTATGAGCGGCAGAGGAGGATTTCGTAATCAGGGACGAAGTGGCGGGGGTGGTAATTTTGGGTCAATGTCCTCCACTGGTCACACTATTCACATGCGAGGACTGCCTTTCGCAGCAAAAGAAAGTGATGTGAAACAGTTCTTTATGCCTCTTAATCCTGTCAAAATTTGGAAGGAATATTCCGGGGGCTCGTTCAGTGGTCAAGTTGATGTTGACTTTGCAAGCCATGAAGATGCCCAAGCTGCCATGTTGAAGAACAAACAGTCAATGG GTCATAGTTACATTGAGTTGTTTTTATGCTCCGAGCCTGGTATTGAAGATGTCTCTGGAAGAGGTTGGGCCGGCCCAGAAAGTGGAGGAGAGAATTTTGGCAGTGAAAATAGTGGTG GTGATAACTTCAGCGAAAACTTTGAAGGAAACTTCAATGTAGAAGATAACTCTAACTTTGGATGTGCAGGTAGCAGCTTTGGAGGCAATCAAACCAACATTGGTGGGTTTGGAGGCCAAGTAAACCAGAGCAGTGGCTTCAGCAGCCCACAGCCacaacagcagcaacagcagAGTAACTTCAGCAACCAGATGGGAGTAGGAGGTGGTGGTGGGAGTTTTGGAAATCAAAGCAATTCAGTAATGCAGGAGCATTCAATACCGGCCCACAGGCGGTGGTGGGAGTTTTGGAAATCAAGGCAATGCAGTAATGCAGGAGCATTCAATACCGGCCCAAGTCCAGGCGGAGGAAACTACAGTGCACAGAGTTCATCTGGGCAAACCAATGGCTTAAGTGGGTTTGGAGGTCAGATGCCTTCGTGCCTGAGCAATGGAATGACGACTGGCAATTACAAGGATGCAATTACAGTCTCTACACCGGTCCAGCCGGTCGTTAATGTTTTGTGCACAATCATGTGA
- the LOC136929807 gene encoding heterogeneous nuclear ribonucleoprotein H-like isoform X7 has translation MQGIGISSWCRISFSKSNFDDPRERFVVRACKLPWSATAESVAKIFSDCNIRGGAKNGIHFTYSSEGHPSGECFVELVSREDMEKALAKSKSKRFVQVLKSTAGEMEQTCKRMGQPQDRGNEAVVRLRGLPFQVSKEEIAQFFTEFKGLEIVPNGITITLDEDGRTTGDAFVEFASPELASQAMKKNEEFIRRRKIKIFKSAKADIKYVSKPKLKPLMSTRPGPYDRSPGGFGGGRGRFGGVVAGDGRRFRGQGGPVFGRGYGGDCNGYGGGRGSSRDGRGGRGHSYIELFLCSEPGIEDVSGRGWAGPESGGENFGSENSGGDNFSENFEGNFNVEDNSNFGCAGSSFGGNQTNIGGFGGQVNQSSGFSSPQPQQQQQQSNFSNQMGVGGGGGSFGNQSNSVMQEHSIPAHRRWWEFWKSRQCSNAGAFNTGPSPGGGNYSAQSSSGQTNGLSGFGGQMPSCLSNGMTTGNYKDAITVSTPVQPVVNVLCTIM, from the exons ATGCAAGGCATTGGCATCAGTTCATGGTGTAGGATATCTTTCTCAAAG AGTAACTTTGATGATCCCAGAGAGAGATTTGTTGTCCGTGCATGCAAATTGCCTTGGTCTGCAACAGCAGAAAGTGTAGCAAAGATTTTCTCAG atTGTAATATCCGTGGTGGTGCCAAAAATGGGATTCATTTCACATACAGCAGTGAAGGACACCCCAGTGGGGAATGTTTTGTGGAACTTGTTTCCCGAGAAGACATGGAAAA aGCTCTGGCCAAAAGCAAAAGTAAGAGGTTTGTACAGGTGTTAAAATCTACAGCTGGAGAGATGGAACAAACTTGTAAAAGAATGGGCCAGCCCCAAGACAGAGGCAACGAGGCAGTGGTTCGACTCAGGGGCCTACCATTTCAAGTGTCTAAAGAAGAAATTGCACAGTTTTTTACTG AATTCAAAGGGCTGGAGATAGTTCCTAATGGGATAACAATCACTCTGGATGAGGACGGGCGGACTACAGGGGATGCTTTTGTGGAATTTGCTTCTCCTGAATTAGCTTCGCAAgctatgaaaaaaaatgaagaattcATACGGCGCAG GAAGATCAAGATCTTCAAAAGTGCAAAAGCAGACATTAAGTATGTGTCAAAGCCAAAACTCAAGCCTTTAATGTCCACTCGACCTGGTCCTTATGATAGATCACCTGGTGGTTTTGGAGGTGGGCGGGGACGATTTGGTGGTGTTGTGGCAGGAGATGGCAGAAG ATTCAGAGGACAAGGAGGTCCTGTTTTTGGAAGGGGTTATGGAGGGGACTGCAATGGCTATGGAGGGGGACGAGGGTCAAGCCGTGATGGCCGTGGTGGAAGAG GTCATAGTTACATTGAGTTGTTTTTATGCTCCGAGCCTGGTATTGAAGATGTCTCTGGAAGAGGTTGGGCCGGCCCAGAAAGTGGAGGAGAGAATTTTGGCAGTGAAAATAGTGGTG GTGATAACTTCAGCGAAAACTTTGAAGGAAACTTCAATGTAGAAGATAACTCTAACTTTGGATGTGCAGGTAGCAGCTTTGGAGGCAATCAAACCAACATTGGTGGGTTTGGAGGCCAAGTAAACCAGAGCAGTGGCTTCAGCAGCCCACAGCCacaacagcagcaacagcagAGTAACTTCAGCAACCAGATGGGAGTAGGAGGTGGTGGTGGGAGTTTTGGAAATCAAAGCAATTCAGTAATGCAGGAGCATTCAATACCGGCCCACAGGCGGTGGTGGGAGTTTTGGAAATCAAGGCAATGCAGTAATGCAGGAGCATTCAATACCGGCCCAAGTCCAGGCGGAGGAAACTACAGTGCACAGAGTTCATCTGGGCAAACCAATGGCTTAAGTGGGTTTGGAGGTCAGATGCCTTCGTGCCTGAGCAATGGAATGACGACTGGCAATTACAAGGATGCAATTACAGTCTCTACACCGGTCCAGCCGGTCGTTAATGTTTTGTGCACAATCATGTGA